A single Vulcanisaeta distributa DSM 14429 DNA region contains:
- a CDS encoding roadblock/LC7 domain-containing protein encodes MEETNETLGKVVKEFLNSTDIISGVYIASLDGLLVAHASRIDVDPDRVAAMVASLSAVGDRVSKELLNEDSSHVIVQASTGYIIIKRFRDFVIGVLVHSGDNSTIGLTMLELERLISLIQKQLR; translated from the coding sequence ATGGAGGAGACCAATGAGACCTTAGGTAAGGTTGTTAAGGAGTTCCTAAATAGCACTGATATTATAAGTGGCGTATACATTGCATCCCTTGACGGGCTATTAGTGGCTCACGCATCTAGGATCGATGTTGACCCAGACCGTGTAGCCGCAATGGTGGCTTCACTCAGCGCCGTGGGTGATAGGGTTAGTAAGGAGTTACTTAATGAGGACTCCAGCCACGTAATCGTTCAGGCAAGTACGGGCTATATAATAATTAAAAGGTTTAGGGACTTTGTAATCGGCGTTTTGGTGCATAGCGGTGATAATTCGACAATAGGACTCACAATGCTTGAGTTAGAGAGACTCATCTCATTAATACAGAAGCAGTTGAGGTAA
- a CDS encoding secondary thiamine-phosphate synthase enzyme YjbQ: MRVVTKEITIQSRRRREVINITSHIEDFIKSSGIRNGIVLVFLPHATSALFANEDEPRIRRDYENLFERLVPVNGNYYHNDIDNNADAHLLSSIFKQFYVLPIVNGELIHGTWQEVFLAEFDGPRNRRVVLVALGE; the protein is encoded by the coding sequence ATGAGAGTCGTCACGAAGGAGATAACTATACAAAGTAGGAGGCGTAGGGAGGTCATTAACATAACGAGCCACATAGAGGATTTCATTAAGAGCTCCGGCATAAGGAATGGCATAGTCCTGGTTTTCCTGCCACACGCAACCTCAGCCCTATTCGCCAATGAGGACGAACCAAGGATAAGGAGGGATTATGAAAACTTATTCGAAAGGTTAGTACCCGTTAATGGTAATTACTATCACAACGATATCGATAATAACGCCGATGCGCACCTCCTATCTTCTATCTTTAAGCAATTCTACGTACTACCAATCGTTAATGGCGAACTCATCCACGGAACCTGGCAAGAGGTCTTTCTCGCGGAATTCGATGGACCTAGGAATAGGAGGGTCGTCCTTGTGGCGCTTGGTGAGTGA
- a CDS encoding bifunctional nuclease family protein: MVREESSGNSKYLKADLLDVIEIPEEGVAVMLFTTEEWDDRVLPIRIDVTASFSIKKALGLVSFHRPLTHDLLVDLINRLDVVVEKVTIDAMIDGVYLATIFIKDNRTNETFQLDARPSDATAIAVRLGAPIYVAEHLVAYTEPLENYRELRARYGFSFNKNF, encoded by the coding sequence ATGGTCAGAGAGGAAAGTTCGGGCAATTCGAAGTACCTAAAGGCTGATCTTCTGGATGTAATTGAAATCCCCGAAGAGGGCGTTGCAGTCATGCTCTTCACGACGGAGGAGTGGGATGATAGGGTACTACCCATTAGGATAGACGTGACCGCGTCATTCTCAATAAAGAAGGCCCTGGGGCTAGTTTCGTTTCATAGGCCTTTAACCCACGATTTACTCGTCGACTTAATTAATAGGCTAGACGTCGTTGTTGAGAAGGTTACTATTGATGCAATGATTGACGGTGTTTACCTAGCCACGATATTCATTAAGGATAATAGGACAAATGAGACATTTCAATTAGATGCCAGGCCAAGTGATGCCACCGCAATAGCCGTGAGGCTTGGAGCACCTATTTACGTAGCTGAGCACCTAGTCGCCTACACAGAGCCCCTCGAAAATTATAGGGAGTTAAGGGCCAGGTACGGCTTCAGTTTTAACAAGAATTTCTAA
- the hisS gene encoding histidine--tRNA ligase, which yields MVFDDKDLRPVRGMKDLTPEEYYPMLQVFDKLARVAESFGYLRVETPALEHYEILKAKAGEDVINEIYYFKDKAGREVGLRFDMTVPVARVVSYRVDVPKPIRWYYITKVWRYDEPQHGRYREFHQFGIEFIGSSSVRADAEVLTVGVEALKALNIGDFRVRINDRRIIDQLLSKLGISNELKPSVLRVMDKRGKVPDDEILRMLRDLGLSNDTAQEVLRLANTSEGIDKAIDSFKEFGVSDEFIKYYSELIDLLDMYGVRNYMDLDMGIVRGLDYYTGIVFEMYVPDYKLSVGGGGRYDNLIEIYSGKPMPASGFAMGIERLLEVLEQRGSIKRAFPQIDYYVYVLGNDRNYLALGYRLAANLRARGNKVIVDTGEKSLRSALEYASKVNVRYFIIVGPKEVSQGVVRVRDMSNWSERDVPITEFGINAKGE from the coding sequence GTGGTATTTGACGATAAGGACCTTAGACCTGTTAGGGGAATGAAGGACTTAACGCCTGAGGAGTACTACCCAATGCTTCAGGTTTTTGATAAGTTGGCGAGGGTCGCCGAATCCTTCGGCTACCTAAGGGTTGAGACGCCAGCCCTGGAGCACTATGAAATACTTAAGGCTAAGGCTGGTGAGGATGTAATTAACGAGATCTACTACTTCAAGGATAAGGCAGGTAGGGAGGTTGGGCTTAGGTTCGACATGACCGTGCCAGTGGCCAGGGTAGTCTCCTACAGGGTTGATGTGCCAAAGCCCATTAGGTGGTATTACATAACGAAGGTTTGGCGTTATGACGAGCCACAGCACGGTAGGTATAGGGAGTTTCACCAGTTTGGTATTGAGTTCATAGGCTCCTCAAGTGTTAGGGCTGATGCCGAGGTCCTTACCGTTGGTGTTGAGGCGCTCAAGGCGCTTAACATTGGTGATTTTAGGGTTAGGATAAACGATAGGAGAATAATCGACCAATTACTGAGTAAGCTAGGCATCTCTAACGAACTTAAACCTAGTGTTCTCAGGGTCATGGATAAGAGGGGTAAGGTGCCCGATGACGAGATACTAAGGATGTTGAGGGACCTTGGGTTAAGCAATGATACTGCACAGGAGGTTCTCAGACTCGCTAATACCAGTGAGGGTATTGATAAGGCCATTGACTCCTTTAAGGAGTTCGGCGTAAGTGATGAGTTCATTAAGTACTATAGTGAGTTAATAGATCTTCTTGATATGTACGGCGTGCGTAATTACATGGACCTGGACATGGGAATTGTGAGGGGTCTTGATTACTACACGGGCATCGTCTTTGAGATGTACGTGCCTGACTATAAACTATCCGTTGGGGGCGGTGGTAGGTATGATAACTTAATCGAGATCTACAGTGGTAAGCCAATGCCCGCCTCGGGATTCGCCATGGGCATTGAGAGATTGCTGGAGGTTCTTGAGCAGAGGGGTTCTATTAAGCGTGCTTTCCCGCAGATTGATTATTACGTTTACGTGTTGGGTAATGATAGGAATTACCTAGCGCTTGGTTATAGGTTAGCCGCTAATTTGAGGGCTCGTGGTAATAAGGTCATTGTCGATACGGGTGAGAAGAGCCTTAGGAGTGCGCTTGAGTATGCGTCTAAGGTGAATGTTAGGTACTTCATAATAGTGGGTCCCAAGGAGGTTTCTCAGGGCGTCGTTAGGGTCAGGGACATGAGTAACTGGAGTGAGAGGGATGTTCCAATCACTGAGTTCGGGATTAATGCTAAGGGTGAATAA
- a CDS encoding A24 family peptidase, which produces MVNIYVLLMVDYLLVLAVQVAASIQDLRTREISDWTWIIGSIMCVPLGLYVVIMLNQLILYIVSVVVGSVFALAVYWLRAMGGADSKSIAFISASIPTLPMATPALTIINITPLSILINSLIIALVLYIPYNVIQNIRYGSNCEALARVKGLNRLIYLLTLMCVPVHKVLRNPNNYAISQVLTEDGFQPIIRLGLDVDDPRELLIEWLSKGKISIGTPVLTSYHIPFIVPITLGLVVYVLTHVNVLTLILAAL; this is translated from the coding sequence ATGGTAAACATATACGTATTACTCATGGTGGATTACCTGTTGGTGCTTGCTGTCCAAGTCGCAGCATCAATACAGGACTTAAGGACTAGGGAGATCAGTGATTGGACGTGGATAATAGGCTCAATAATGTGCGTACCGCTGGGCCTATACGTAGTGATAATGCTTAATCAATTAATTCTATACATAGTTAGTGTGGTTGTTGGTTCGGTATTTGCATTAGCGGTGTATTGGCTGAGGGCGATGGGTGGTGCGGATTCTAAGTCGATAGCCTTTATATCGGCCTCAATACCCACGCTACCCATGGCGACCCCCGCATTGACAATAATAAATATTACGCCATTATCAATACTGATTAATTCATTGATAATAGCCCTGGTACTGTACATACCATACAACGTGATTCAAAACATTAGGTACGGCAGTAATTGCGAAGCCTTGGCCAGGGTTAAGGGACTTAATAGGCTAATTTACTTATTAACGCTCATGTGCGTGCCGGTTCATAAAGTCCTTAGAAACCCCAATAATTACGCAATATCCCAGGTACTCACTGAGGATGGCTTTCAACCAATAATTAGGCTTGGCCTTGATGTGGATGATCCCAGGGAGTTACTGATAGAGTGGCTTTCCAAGGGGAAGATCAGTATAGGCACCCCCGTACTGACTTCATACCACATACCCTTTATAGTACCAATAACGCTTGGTCTCGTGGTTTACGTGTTAACTCACGTGAATGTGTTAACACTTATTCTTGCCGCACTGTGA
- a CDS encoding thiolase domain-containing protein, which produces MSRRVAIIGVGWYGFRPVVEEASFREMMFEAATRAYEDAGGLNPRTDVDAFASCQEDFWEGIAIADEFAPEPIGGTLKPVFTTPGDGLQCVASAYMLIKTGQFDIVVAESHAKPSDIINMHDVMLFAMDPITIRAINTPNYHALAALEAQAYMTRYNVPREALAYVVVKNKRNALYNDRASYGANLTIDEVLNSPYAVSPLTKLDIAPFVDAAVVVVLAGEDVARRYTDTPVWVDGIHWITEDPSLEFHNWEFPIHAMKAAEVAYKMAGIQDPIKELHFAEIDARYSFKELQFIEALKLAPIGEAHKLLLEGAFDRDGLFPVNPSGGALGEGVPLEVHGLARLVDAVLQLRGEAGRMQLSKAERAVIHSWRGVPTTTSVVAVLSR; this is translated from the coding sequence ATGTCGAGAAGAGTTGCAATCATTGGGGTTGGTTGGTACGGGTTTAGGCCAGTGGTTGAGGAGGCGTCGTTTAGGGAAATGATGTTCGAGGCAGCAACCCGCGCGTATGAGGATGCCGGTGGCCTGAACCCAAGGACTGACGTTGACGCCTTCGCCAGTTGCCAGGAGGATTTTTGGGAGGGCATAGCCATAGCCGATGAGTTTGCGCCAGAGCCTATTGGCGGTACGTTGAAGCCCGTATTCACGACACCGGGTGATGGACTTCAATGCGTGGCTAGCGCATACATGTTAATTAAGACTGGGCAGTTTGATATTGTTGTTGCGGAGTCGCATGCAAAGCCTAGTGACATCATTAACATGCACGATGTCATGCTATTCGCCATGGACCCAATAACGATTAGGGCAATAAACACACCCAATTATCATGCGTTGGCGGCATTGGAGGCCCAGGCCTACATGACGCGTTATAACGTGCCACGGGAGGCGCTGGCCTACGTTGTGGTTAAGAATAAGAGGAACGCCCTTTATAACGATAGAGCTAGTTATGGCGCTAACCTAACCATTGATGAGGTATTAAATTCGCCATATGCTGTATCACCACTAACAAAACTTGATATCGCGCCATTTGTCGATGCCGCAGTCGTAGTAGTCCTGGCCGGCGAAGACGTGGCCAGGAGGTACACAGACACCCCCGTGTGGGTTGATGGCATACATTGGATTACTGAGGATCCATCGCTTGAATTCCATAATTGGGAATTTCCGATACACGCTATGAAGGCTGCGGAGGTGGCATACAAGATGGCCGGCATTCAGGACCCAATTAAGGAGCTTCACTTTGCTGAAATCGACGCGAGATACAGCTTTAAGGAGTTGCAATTCATAGAGGCGTTAAAACTAGCCCCAATTGGTGAAGCCCATAAACTACTCCTTGAGGGAGCCTTTGATAGGGATGGCCTATTCCCAGTAAATCCGAGCGGTGGTGCGCTTGGCGAGGGAGTTCCGCTCGAGGTTCACGGGCTTGCTAGGCTTGTTGATGCCGTACTTCAACTGAGGGGTGAGGCTGGAAGAATGCAGTTGAGTAAGGCTGAGAGGGCTGTTATTCATTCATGGCGTGGTGTGCCGACCACCACAAGCGTCGTTGCTGTGTTAAGTAGGTGA
- a CDS encoding thiolase domain-containing protein: MSRNIYVKHRPAVIGAGLTLFRRRMLETPKELAWIAAKQALDEAGLTLKDIDCVVIGSAPDTFDGVHMKGEYLADGAGGVGKPTMRVFVGGATGVMVPIAAWWHVASGHCKTVLAVAEEKMSDADIPHPQAVFRYIWDPVTEVPLQPNLIWIFALEMHRYMYKCGVKKEDIALVSVKNKRNALDHPAAQVAANITVDDVLKSEVLVWPVQLLDISPVSDGAAAFVVASEDVARRQTDTPVWIDGVGWALDTTSWTNRDLAFPEYANVAAQMAYRMAGITNPRKEIDVAEVYDPFDYKELHHMEGLGLAKKCEASKLTKEGVTQRDGDLPINPSGGLLGVGNPIAAAGVMKVAEIYWQLAGKAGKRQVKKPVYTGLAHAWGDLMQASTVVVMRV, translated from the coding sequence ATGAGTAGGAACATTTACGTAAAGCACAGGCCCGCAGTAATTGGCGCGGGATTAACGTTATTTAGGAGGAGGATGCTCGAGACACCCAAGGAGCTTGCCTGGATAGCAGCCAAGCAAGCACTTGACGAGGCTGGGCTTACGCTTAAGGACATTGACTGCGTAGTAATAGGTTCAGCGCCAGACACGTTTGATGGAGTCCACATGAAGGGTGAGTACCTGGCCGATGGGGCTGGTGGTGTTGGTAAACCGACAATGCGCGTTTTCGTTGGTGGTGCTACTGGCGTTATGGTCCCAATAGCCGCCTGGTGGCACGTGGCCAGTGGGCATTGTAAGACTGTGCTGGCCGTAGCTGAGGAGAAAATGAGCGACGCGGACATACCACACCCACAGGCAGTCTTTAGGTACATATGGGACCCAGTCACCGAAGTACCACTCCAGCCGAACCTAATTTGGATTTTTGCATTGGAGATGCATAGGTACATGTATAAGTGCGGTGTTAAGAAGGAGGACATAGCCCTGGTCAGCGTTAAGAATAAGCGTAATGCCCTCGACCACCCAGCGGCTCAGGTGGCCGCCAACATAACGGTGGATGACGTGCTCAAGAGCGAGGTATTGGTATGGCCCGTCCAATTACTGGACATATCACCAGTGAGCGATGGAGCAGCGGCATTCGTGGTCGCCAGTGAGGATGTCGCGAGGAGGCAGACAGACACGCCTGTCTGGATTGATGGTGTTGGCTGGGCCCTGGACACGACGTCCTGGACTAACAGGGATTTGGCATTCCCCGAGTACGCCAATGTGGCTGCCCAAATGGCCTATAGGATGGCTGGAATAACGAACCCGAGGAAGGAGATTGACGTTGCAGAGGTTTACGACCCATTCGACTATAAGGAACTACACCATATGGAGGGCCTTGGGCTGGCCAAGAAGTGTGAGGCGTCAAAGCTAACAAAGGAGGGTGTCACCCAAAGGGATGGTGACTTACCAATAAACCCATCAGGTGGGCTACTCGGTGTCGGCAATCCAATAGCTGCCGCCGGCGTAATGAAGGTAGCCGAAATCTACTGGCAGTTAGCCGGTAAGGCAGGTAAGAGACAGGTTAAGAAGCCTGTATATACTGGGCTCGCCCATGCCTGGGGCGACCTAATGCAGGCAAGCACAGTAGTAGTAATGAGGGTTTGA
- a CDS encoding DUF6282 family protein, with amino-acid sequence MINARDLLRGAFDFHVHSAPDIVPRLLDDIDLARLYRDYGFGGFIIKNHYSPTYDRAYLVRRAVNGIEVFGGVVLNNSVGGLNPRIVYVAGRSGAKVVWFPTVDSANERSSLLNWRGKPNPPAWAKAQLELHDRGLLGNALSIFDEDGRIRPEVDEILDIIREFNMILATGHLSPSEGMQLIKRAVERGVKKIVITHPEFPTTRYSIEQQRELVNYGVYFERCYESILTGRVSINDVVKAIRETGIEKNILSTDLGQAHNEPPPQGYIEFVEKLIENGITKEEIEIMTKENQRKLLYE; translated from the coding sequence ATGATCAATGCTAGGGATTTATTGAGGGGCGCCTTTGATTTTCATGTTCATAGCGCCCCCGATATTGTGCCCAGACTTCTTGATGACATTGATTTAGCCAGGTTATATAGGGATTATGGCTTTGGTGGTTTTATCATTAAGAACCACTATTCACCAACCTATGATAGGGCATACCTAGTTAGAAGGGCTGTGAATGGTATTGAGGTCTTTGGTGGTGTCGTACTTAATAATTCAGTTGGTGGTTTGAACCCAAGGATTGTGTATGTGGCTGGCAGGTCAGGGGCTAAGGTTGTTTGGTTTCCAACCGTTGATTCGGCAAATGAGAGGTCATCATTACTTAACTGGCGTGGTAAGCCCAACCCACCGGCATGGGCTAAGGCTCAACTTGAGCTTCATGATAGGGGATTACTTGGTAATGCCCTAAGTATATTTGATGAGGATGGTAGGATTAGGCCGGAGGTTGATGAGATCCTCGACATAATTAGGGAGTTCAACATGATATTAGCCACGGGCCACCTAAGCCCAAGTGAAGGCATGCAGTTGATTAAGAGGGCTGTGGAACGTGGCGTTAAGAAGATAGTCATTACGCACCCTGAATTCCCAACGACTAGGTACAGCATTGAGCAACAGAGGGAACTGGTTAATTACGGTGTTTACTTCGAGAGATGTTACGAGTCTATACTCACGGGTAGAGTGAGCATAAATGATGTTGTGAAGGCAATTAGGGAAACTGGCATTGAGAAGAATATACTATCAACGGACCTAGGCCAAGCGCACAATGAACCACCTCCACAGGGTTATATAGAGTTCGTAGAGAAATTAATCGAAAACGGCATCACTAAGGAAGAGATAGAGATAATGACGAAGGAGAATCAAAGGAAGTTATTATATGAATAG
- a CDS encoding MFS transporter: protein MRTLAIISTSIGIGFEWYDFFLYSLLGPIIAELFFPSKVAVLSLLLYYLVFLIGFLGRPLGGIIFGHIGDRLGRIYALYFTLLFAGVASLVVAVLPTYYQIGIVAPIILAAMRFLDGVALGGEWGGSFSLTSEYINPNRRGLYSGILQSTVSIASLLISGLTLLLTSILGSTGFKAIGWRILFGIGFIIAILGVFVRLRVEDSPVFKQLQSRGQIVKSPLLEAVKKYWKLILIGLFLVGVFNGIWYYMNYAFSIAYATTIAKEFGKPYVTYVVTQLGIFIVSIIGIFASIFFGYLSDLIGRRPQMLADAVFGIVFAAPYFLMLISGNPALVITALVIGGLFVYYLAGAITPIVLVEMFPPQVRYTGISMAYQIGVGFLGGSAPLIMTYLIAATHNIYSPIYFMIGTGVLVLAMALLVGETKGRLYMGEEVLKQQ, encoded by the coding sequence ATGAGAACACTCGCAATAATAAGCACGAGTATAGGTATTGGATTTGAATGGTATGATTTCTTCCTTTATAGTTTATTAGGACCCATCATAGCGGAGTTATTCTTCCCATCAAAGGTGGCCGTGTTATCTCTCCTATTATACTATCTAGTTTTTCTAATAGGCTTTTTAGGTAGGCCACTTGGTGGTATCATTTTTGGTCATATCGGTGATAGGCTCGGTAGGATCTATGCTCTCTATTTCACATTATTATTTGCTGGTGTAGCCTCGCTCGTGGTTGCGGTCTTACCAACTTACTATCAAATAGGTATTGTGGCTCCAATAATACTTGCGGCAATGAGGTTCTTAGACGGTGTTGCACTTGGTGGTGAGTGGGGTGGTTCATTCTCATTAACTTCGGAGTATATAAATCCAAATAGAAGGGGCCTTTACTCGGGTATTCTTCAGTCAACGGTATCAATTGCATCGTTATTAATAAGTGGTTTAACATTACTGTTAACATCTATATTGGGTTCCACGGGCTTTAAGGCAATTGGTTGGAGGATATTATTTGGCATAGGCTTTATAATTGCAATATTAGGTGTCTTTGTTAGGCTTAGGGTTGAGGATTCGCCAGTATTTAAGCAATTACAAAGCAGGGGTCAAATTGTTAAGAGCCCATTATTGGAGGCCGTGAAGAAATACTGGAAGTTGATATTAATTGGTTTATTCCTTGTCGGTGTCTTTAACGGTATTTGGTATTACATGAATTATGCCTTCTCAATAGCTTATGCAACAACAATAGCTAAGGAGTTCGGTAAACCATACGTTACGTATGTGGTGACGCAGTTAGGGATATTCATTGTTTCAATAATTGGGATATTCGCATCGATATTCTTTGGGTATCTTTCGGACTTAATTGGTAGGAGACCGCAAATGCTTGCTGATGCCGTGTTCGGTATCGTCTTCGCAGCACCATACTTCTTAATGCTCATAAGTGGTAATCCCGCGTTAGTCATCACCGCGCTGGTGATTGGTGGTTTATTCGTTTACTACCTGGCAGGTGCGATAACGCCGATAGTATTGGTTGAAATGTTCCCACCGCAGGTTAGGTATACGGGCATATCAATGGCTTATCAAATAGGTGTTGGATTCCTTGGTGGTTCTGCGCCATTGATAATGACCTACTTAATCGCGGCTACTCACAACATATATTCACCAATATACTTCATGATAGGCACCGGAGTGTTGGTATTGGCAATGGCATTACTGGTCGGCGAAACCAAGGGAAGGCTATATATGGGTGAGGAAGTCCTTAAGCAGCAATAA
- a CDS encoding maleate cis-trans isomerase family protein, producing MAWFKIGVIIPSSNTTVEREFSRVIKEPEITIHSSRITLREVTLKGLEEMEKETERAAMELSTINPDIIAYACTTGSLFKGPNHHVEIKERIERLTKVRAVATAGAVIDALKKLGANKVLVVTPYIDELNVKERDFLEAHGFKVVNIRGLGIVDNTVIGSLDPRTAYEAALSAYNQFGSDFDVLFISCTNWRTFEVISAIERRINKPVVSSNSATLWSVLKELGVRVKLNYDLGMLFSDVQ from the coding sequence ATGGCTTGGTTTAAGATCGGCGTAATAATTCCATCATCGAATACCACCGTTGAGCGTGAATTTAGCCGTGTAATTAAGGAGCCGGAGATCACTATACATAGTTCCAGGATCACACTGAGGGAGGTTACGTTGAAGGGCCTTGAGGAGATGGAGAAGGAGACCGAGAGAGCTGCCATGGAGTTAAGTACTATTAACCCAGATATTATTGCCTATGCATGTACAACAGGTAGTCTGTTTAAGGGTCCAAATCATCATGTTGAGATTAAGGAAAGAATTGAACGCTTAACCAAAGTTAGGGCTGTGGCCACGGCTGGTGCGGTTATTGACGCCCTTAAGAAGTTAGGCGCCAATAAGGTGTTGGTTGTTACACCGTATATAGATGAGTTAAATGTTAAGGAGAGGGATTTTCTTGAGGCTCATGGGTTTAAGGTTGTTAATATACGTGGGCTCGGTATTGTGGATAACACAGTGATTGGTTCGCTTGACCCAAGGACTGCCTATGAAGCTGCCTTAAGCGCGTATAATCAATTTGGTTCAGACTTCGATGTATTATTTATATCATGCACTAATTGGAGAACATTCGAGGTTATTAGCGCTATTGAAAGGCGAATAAATAAACCCGTAGTAAGTAGTAATAGTGCAACATTATGGTCAGTTTTAAAGGAGTTGGGGGTACGTGTAAAGTTAAATTATGATTTAGGAATGTTATTTAGTGATGTCCAGTAG
- a CDS encoding MBL fold metallo-hydrolase, with protein MNKWEILLPGMPITTNLGFLGLCNVVLIRIDDKYVIFDPGHYGNKEPLLSALRNRGLGVNDIDYVVLSHLHFDHAINALLFPRAKIIISRDEIYYAQSNPNDPYLVTYLIDLIKDRLITVKDNEEFLGANFILLPGHTGGTMGLLLKDKVLLAGDAIKYMSEAVNRRASFTYYNGELANESITRALSIAKVIIPGHDIPFIVEGNSIKPLMDEPFNFQLTLRGHVKLTIVNE; from the coding sequence ATGAATAAGTGGGAAATATTGTTGCCAGGTATGCCCATAACTACAAACCTAGGATTTTTAGGTCTTTGCAATGTTGTTTTAATAAGGATTGATGATAAGTACGTGATATTTGACCCTGGGCATTATGGAAATAAAGAACCATTACTTTCTGCACTTCGTAATAGGGGATTGGGCGTTAATGATATTGACTATGTCGTGCTATCTCATCTTCACTTTGACCATGCTATAAATGCATTATTATTTCCTAGGGCAAAGATCATAATTTCAAGGGATGAAATATATTATGCACAATCTAATCCTAATGACCCATACCTAGTGACATACTTAATTGATCTGATTAAAGATAGATTAATTACTGTGAAGGATAACGAAGAATTCCTCGGAGCAAATTTCATATTACTTCCTGGGCACACGGGTGGGACCATGGGGCTTCTACTTAAGGATAAGGTATTACTCGCAGGTGACGCCATTAAGTATATGTCTGAGGCGGTAAATAGAAGGGCATCATTCACCTATTACAACGGTGAATTAGCTAATGAAAGCATTACGAGAGCCCTAAGTATTGCTAAGGTGATAATTCCAGGCCATGACATTCCCTTTATTGTTGAAGGCAATTCAATAAAGCCACTTATGGATGAGCCTTTTAATTTTCAATTAACCTTAAGAGGACATGTAAAATTAACAATTGTTAATGAATAA